The Podospora pseudocomata strain CBS 415.72m chromosome 1 map unlocalized CBS415.72m_1, whole genome shotgun sequence genome has a segment encoding these proteins:
- a CDS encoding uncharacterized protein (EggNog:ENOG503NWMI; COG:O): MRLRNLFLFGAAALATASPPSADTEDDITRENTYFNGKKVPPILELTPANYKEELKKSKFLMVKHFSPWCGHCQEFLPTFQTLYEYYYTSKPVGKDADFTEFYDFRFAELNCVAYADLCTENKVAAWPTTILFEDGEPLVTFRGVKHISVLSGAVEDALEKVKPNTRPKTLELPEPGDKTSPDAKAETEKTEKADARGKGSEKELVKETEKEKETETSTAASADASTEGEATPKKTYTVNYNTPSQKVTPKPSNPNPKGLSVPLTWELFQSMVTLTQEPWFVKFYAPWCHHCQAMAPNWEQLAKEMKGRLNIGEVNCDRDTRLCKELRVRGYPSIMFFKGGEKVEYEGLRGLGDFVQYAEKAIDLSSGVPDVDFDSFKALEEKEEVIFLYFYDHATTSEDFLSLERYPLSLIGKAKLVKTRDPKLYDRYKITTWPRLIVSREGRPTYYTPLAPREMRDTRMVLNWMKSVWLPLVPELTPSNARDIMDGKIVVLGVLNRENEDSFRGAIREMKSAANEWMDKQIQLFQIHRQDLRDAKQLRIEEAEDRGDQRALRNAKNIRINMDRSDMKEATFAWVDGNFWQRWIRTTYGIDAKDGDRVIINDEDKRRYWDQTSTGNPIVPSRTSILETLNKVTVNPPKLKPKLTIGVIEKMFFDIKMTFKEHPYLSMGCILGIAFGLFQWLMGRTTRRARSHFKLEEGVGMKESKPSTLFGGSSNTATKAD; encoded by the exons ATGAGGCTACGCAACCTCTTTCTCTTCGGGGCGGCCGCGCTGGCGaccgcctcaccaccatcagccgACACGGAGGACGATATCACACGAGAAAACACATACTTCAATGGCAAGAAGGTTCCACCGATTTTGGAACTCACCCCGGCCAATTACAAGGAGGAATTAAAAAAGTCAAAGTTCCTGATGGTCAAACACTTCAG CCCGTGGTGCGGACATTGCCAGGAATTTTTGCCGACCTTCCAGACGTTGTACGAGTATTACTACACATCGAAGCCAGTGGGCAAGGATGCCGACTTCACCGAGTTCTATGATTTCAGGTTCGCCGAACTCAACTGCGTCGCGTACGCCGATTTATGTACTGAGAACAAGGTTGCCGCATGGCCAACAACAATTTTGTTTGAGGATGGCGAGCCTTTGGTCACCTTTAGGGGTGTCAAGCACATTAGTGTTCTCAGTGGTGCTGTCGAAGATGCGCTCGAGAAGGTGAAGCCCAACACCAGGCCCAAAACCCTCGAGCTCCCCGAACCTGGCGACAAGACATCCCCTGATGCCAAGGCCGAAACCGAGAAGACCGAGAAGGCAGATGCCAGGGGAAAGGGGTCTGAAAAAGAGCTGGTCAAGGAAactgagaaggagaaggagaccgaaacctccaccgccgccagcgccgATGCTTCAACGGAAGGGGAAGCGACACCAAAGAAGACCTACACTGTCAACTACAATACCCCTTCGCAGAAAGTTACCCCTAAGCCGTcgaaccccaaccccaagggTCTCTCCGTTCCTCTAACTTGGGAATTGTTCCAAAGCATGGTTACCCTCACCCAGGAGCCTTGGTTTGTCAAGTTTTATGCACCATGGTGTCACCACTGCCAGGCTATGGCCCCGAATTGGGAGCAGTTGGCCAAGGAAATGAAGGGCAGGCTCAACATTGGTGAGGTCAACTGCGACCGCGACACTAGGCTTTGCAAGGAACTCCGCGTCCGTGGCTATCCTTCCATCATGTTCTTTAAGGGCGGTGAGAAGGTCGAGTACGAGGGCCTTCGCGGCCTGGGCGACTTTGTCCAGTATGCTGAAAAGGCCATTGATCTCTCCAGCGGGGTTCCGGATGTCGATTTCGACTCTTTCAAGGCTCtcgaagagaaggaggaggtcattTTCCTCTACTTCTATGATCATGCTACCACCAGCGAAGACTTCCTTTCTTTGGAGCGTTATCCTCTCAGCCTTATTGGCAAAGCCAAGTTGGTCAAGACCCGGGATCCCAAGTTGTATGATCGATACAAGATTACCACTTGGCCACGTCTGATTGTTTCGCGCGAGGGCCGCCCGACTTACTACACTCCTCTCGCGCCTAGGGAAATGAGGGATACCAGAATGGTTCTCAACTGGATGAAGTCCGTCTGGCTCCCCCTTGTTCCCGAGCTTACCCCGTCCAACGCCCGCGACATCATGGACGGCAAGATCGTTGTTCTGGGGGTTCTAAACAGAGAGAATGAGGATTCTTTCCGCGGCGCTATCCGTGAGATGAAGAGTGCGGCCAACGAGTGGATGGATAAGCAGATTCAGCTCTTCCAGATCCATCGCCAGGACCTTCGCGACGCCAAGCAGCTCCgcatcgaggaggccgaggatcGTGGTGACCAGCGGGCTCTGCGCAACGCCAAGAACATTCGCATCAACATGGACAGGTCGGACATGAAAGAGGCTACCTTTGCCTGGGTTGACGGCAACTTCTGGCAGCGGTGGATTCGCACCACTTATGGCATTGATGCCAAGGACGGTGACCGTGTTATCATCAACGATGAAGAT AAACGCCGGTATTGGGACCAAACTAGCACTGGAAACCCCATTGTTCCCTCGCGCACATCCATCCTTGAAACCCTCAACAAGGTCACAGTCAACCCACCAAAGCTCAAGCCGAAGCTTACCATTGGTGTGATTGAGAAGATGTTCTTCGATATCAAGATGACCTTCAAGGAGCATCCCTATCTCAGCATGGGCTGCATCCTTGGCATCGCTTTTGGTCTCTTCCAGTGGCTCATGGGAAGAACCACAAGAAGAGCCCGCAGTCACTTTAAGCTCGAGGAGGGCGTTGGAATGAAGGAATCGAAGCCCTCCACGTTGTTTGGCGGATCAAGTAACACTGCCACCAAAGCGGACTAG
- a CDS encoding uncharacterized protein (EggNog:ENOG503P5W5; COG:S), with protein MTSPSQTSVFHPEHHAHLIPYMAAIYASGINIDRTTAIGPFLPPLSLERLLIWWKDRIAEHQAQTRIIILLLPPSENANQKPKGEDLRGIAMVELDQSQAGDFRGVIDLLIVGQKFRRQGGGRSLIQACEYESARKGRSLLTAKTETDSASELAFKSCGYVEVGKIPNFSRTSVDAATKRGVTLFYKEILLQTQQSRTTAGA; from the exons ATGACGTCCCCATCTCAGACATCCGTCTTCCACCCCGAGCACCACGCTCACCTAATTCCTTACATGGCCGCCATCTACGCCTCAGGCATCAACATCGAccgcaccaccgccatcggcCCCTTTTTACCTCCCCTGTCCCTCGAACGCCTCCTGATCTGGTGGAAAGACCGGATAGCAGAGCATCAAGCCCAGAcccgcatcatcatcctgctgctgcctccgTCCGAGAATGCAAACCAGAAGCCAAAGGGCGAGGACCTCCGCGGGATAGCCATGGTCGAGCTTGATCAGTCGCAAGCTGGTGATTTCCGAGGTGTCATCGACCTGCTGATTGTTGGCCAAAAGTTCAGGAGgcaaggaggggggaggagtttgattCAAGCGTGCGAGTATGAAAGcgcgaggaaggggaggtcgCTGTTG ACGGCGAAAACAGAGACAGATTCCGCCTCCGAGCTGGCATTCAAGAGCTGCGGCTACGTCGAGGTGGGCAAAATTCCAAACTTTAGCAGGACCAGCGTTGATGCGGCCACGAAGAGGGGGGTTACCCTTTTCTATAAGGAGATTTTACTCCAGACCCAGCAAAGCCGGACGACTGCGGGTGCCTAA